GGAGAAGTACGAGAAGCGAGTCACGGACCTCGCGGCCAGGATCACTGCTCAGGAGCACCTGATCGAGGTCCGTGTTCCGGAGTACGTGCGAGCCGGTGTTGCTCCGGCAGTGCCGAAAGCCTCCGTCACGCAGCTTCAGCAGGAACTGGACGAGTTCCGGTTGCAGCGCAAGATCGCCGAGGAGTGGCTGGAGGATTACGCCCACCACGAACGTCGCGCGCACAACCTGTTGGACATCGCGAATGGCGCCATGGAACGGCTGAGGACTCTGACGCTCGCAGAGCGTAAGGAAGTCTTCGACATGTTCGACCTGCACGTAGTCCCCGGGGACATGACCGACGTAGGCAAGCCCGGTAATAGGTGCCCCGTCAGCGAATGGCACTGGGAAACCGGGGCGCTGGTTCCGCCGGACCCCACAGACGAGGAGTGGGAGACGGTGCTGAGTGTTCTCAGGCTCCACTTCTCCGGGAAGGCAAAGAAGCACTTCGTTACGAAGTACGACATTCGCGAGCAATTCTGCGGCATGCTCCACCGGCTCCGTCACGGAGTCTCCTGGGTCGACATGCCGAATACATGGGGACCGATGAACCCCATGAGGGAACGCCAGCTCACGTGGTGGAAAAGGGGGGTGTGGCCGGAGTTGATGGCGGTGTCGGGCGCCGATGAGCGAGGGTCGCAGGCATACAGGCGGCCGACACTTCCTCGGCTCACGGTGACGGGGCGGCTCCGCGCCGGGATGCTCACACAGATCTGGAGCGAAGAGCCTCGATAGAGATGGCGTGGCGGCCTCATCATGCGCGGACTCCGCACGCTGCCCGTGGAGTTCACACCCGCACAGCGGAGCAAATATCAGACGTCTGGAACGCCGTCCAGCTGACAGGCCGTCAAGACTGTGACTTTCACGTGATCTCCGCTGCATCGACTTGTGACAAGCGTTCGACTGCCGCTACGTTCACGACGACTCGGCCTCCCGTGCCGCAGTCGTCGCTCCAGTCACGCGAAAGGCACCCGCATGCTCTCCGGCAATGGTCGTCACCGACGCCCCCGCCAGGCCCCGGCTCTGATCGTCGCGGCAGGAGTCGCAGGATCGGCCATCGCCATCCCGCTGCTCGGCGCCACCAGTGCGAGCGCGGCGGACACCGCCACGTGGGACAAGCTCGCGGAGTGCGAGAGCGGCGGATCCTGGAGCGCGGACGCGGGCAACGGCTACTACGGCGGGCTCCAGTTCTCGCAGGAGCTCTGGGAGGAGTACGGCGGCCTCGACTTCGCGCCGAGCGCCGACCAGGCCAGCCGCTCGCAGCAGATCTCCGTCGCCGAGAAGGTCCTCGACGACCAGGGGACCAAGGCCTGGCCGAGCTGTGCGCCGATCGCCGGTCTCACCCAGGACGGTGCCGCGGCCGACGTAGACCCGGGCGCCCCGATCACGACGATTCCTTCTGACGAGCCGTCGGAGTCGACCGGGTCCGGCGATGAGGCGGACCCGGACGAGCCGAGCGAGTCCGCCGACCCCTCGGACGACGCCGGGTCCTCGAAGAAGCCCTCGGGCTCGGAGAAGTCTTCCGAGAGGCCCGGCACCGATGACGCCGACGCCGATGCTGACGCCGACGACTCCGATGACACGTCACGAGACAAGAATCACGACGAGTCCGGCAAGTCGGGTGACTCGGCCAAGTCCGGCGACCCGGACAAGTCCGGGCGTGACGATGCCACTTCGCCCGGCTCCGGCTCTTCCGCCGGTGAGGGCGAGGGCCGCCACCGCGGCGGCAGCGCGGACGGCGAGCCGTCCGGCGACGCTTCCCGCGAGGGTTCGGGCCGGCATGCCTCCCGTGGCGACGAGCGTCAGCAGGACGGCTCCGACGGGACGTACACGGTCCGCTCCGGCGACAACCTCTCGGCCATCGCCGACGACCTCGACGTGCAGGGCGGGTGGACCGAGCTGTATGCCGAGAACGAGAAGTCGGTCGGCTCCGACCCCGATCTCATCCTCCCCGGTCAGAGCCTCGATTTGGGCGAAAAGTAGGGGTAGTTGGTGAGTCGCTTTGCGCTTGATGTCCCAATTGGCGCAAGTGAGAGATGGGTCTCAGAAGCCCTGATCGTCTTTGAAATTCGACCGATCGCATGACTACGGTCGGGACCGCTCGCCACAGCGGGCCCCGCCGGTCGGTACGCCGAGTCCTGCCAACGGCCGTTCGGGAACAGTCGTCGCGTAAGCGCCGTAGGCAGGAGCGGGGGACCCAAGGTTTCCGCCGGGCCCGGCCGTTGAGCATCGCGAGAGCGAGGCACACGGACGGGAACGGCTAGGGGTTAAGTCGCGCTCAGGAAGCGCGGCCGGGCAACTTCACTGGCCCGAACCCGACAGCTCACCTCGCAGGCGTCGGTGAGGGGATCACTCATGCTGTTTTCCAGCAAGGGCAAGCACCGCCGTCCGTCCAAGGCCACCCGTGTCGCCACGCTCGCCGGCGTCACCGGTGTCGCGGTCGCGGCCCCGCTGATGGCGGCCGGCCAGGCCTCCGCCGCGACGAACTCCGAGTGGGACGCCGTCGCCCAGTGCGAGTCGGGCGGCAACTGGTCGATCAACACCGGTAACGGCTACACGGGCGGCCTGCAGTTCTCGTCGTCCACCTGGGCCGCGTACGGCGGCACGAAGTACGCGCCCAGCGCCGACCAGGCCTCCAAGGCCCAGCAGATCGAGATCGGCGAGAAGGTCCTCGCGGGTCAGGGCAAGGGTGCCTGGCCGAGCTGCGGCGTCGGCCTCTCGGGCGCCTCCAACGAGGGTGGCGGTGCGCAGGAGAGCGCCCCGCAGCAGACCCAGGAGCAGCCGAAGAGCCAGCCCAGCGCGCAGACCGAGCAGCCGCAGCAGCAGGCCCCCAAGAAGGCCGAGGCCGCGCCGAAGGCCGAGTCCAAGAAGACCGTCGAGACCCCGACCGGCAAGACGGTCAAGAAGGGCGACGGCGAGTACAAGGTCAAGAAGGGTGACACCCTCTCCAAGATCGCCGAGGCCAAGGACGTCAAGGGCGGCTGGCACAAGGTGTACAAGCTCAACGGCGACATCATCGACAACGCCGACATGATCTACCCGGGCCAGCAGCTGCACCTCAGCTAAGAGCTGAGGAGGCAGGCAGGCGGCACCTGGCGGTCGCGCCCCCCGGCGGAGGCGCGACCGACGGAGCCGGTGACGCCCGCAGGTACTGCCGGTCCACCCCCGTCCCCACGGGTCCACCCCGTCCCGGTGCGCGTATCCCCCGTACGCACCGGGGCGGGGTTCTTTTGCCCTCCACGCTTTGTTCCGTTCGGAAACATTTTGCTCTCGGTTTGTCCACAGGGCGGTCGCTCGGCTGGCTCTTGTCCGGGAGCCGGTTAGGCTCGTGTCCGCGAGGCCAACGCCCCGCGTACCCGCGTCACATCCCAGAAGGAGATGCTCGTGCCGTCCATCGACGTCGTCGTAGCCCGGGAAATCCTGGACTCCCGAGGCAACCCCACGGTCGAGGTCGAGGTCGGCCTCGACGACGGCAGCACGGGTCGTGCCGCCGTTCCGTCCGGTGCGTCCACCGGTGCTTTCGAGGCCATCGAACTCCGTGACGGTGACCCCAACCGTTACATGGGCAAGGGCGTGGAGAAGGCCGTCCTCGCCGTCATCGAGCAGATCGGCCCGGAGCTCGTCGGGTACGACGCGACCGAGCAGCGCCTGATCGACCAGGCGATGTTCGACCTCGACGCCACCGACAACAAGGGCTCGCTCGGCGCCAACGCCATCCTCGGCGTCTCGCTGGCCGTCGCGCACGCCGCGTCGGAGGCCTCCGACCTCCCGCTCTTCCGCTACCTCGGCGGCCCGAACGCGCACCTGCTGCCCGTTCCGATGATGAACATCCTGAACGGCGGGTCGCACGCCGACTCGAACGTCGACATCCAGGAGTTCATGATCGCGCCGATCGGTGCCGAGTCGTTCTCCGAGGCCCTGCGCTGGGGCACCGAGGTCTACCACACGCTGAAGAAGGTCCTGAAGGACAAGGGCCTCTCCACCGGCCTGGGCGACGAGGGCGGCTTCGCCCCGAACCTGGACTCCAACCGCGCCGCGCTCGACCTCATCCTCGAGGCGATCAAGCAGGCCGGTTACGTCCCCGGCGAGCAGATCGGCCTCGCGCTCGACGTCGCCGCGTCCGAGTTCTACAAGGACGGCAAGTACGAGTTCGAGGGCAAGTCCCGCTCGGCCGCCGAGATGACCGAGTACTACGAGGAGCTCGTCTCCTCGTACCCGCTCGTCTCCATCGAGGACCCGCTGTTCGAGGACGACTGGGCCGGCTGGAACGTCATCACCGAGAAGCTCGGCGACAAGGTCCAGCTCGTGGGCGACGACCTGTTCGTCACCAACCCCGAGCGCCTGGCCCGTGGCATCGAGGAGAAGTCCGCGAACGCCCTCCTGGTGAAGGTCAACCAGATCGGCTCGCTGACCGAGACCCTGGACGCCGTCGAGATGGCCCAGCGCAGCGGCTTCAAGTGCATGATGTCGCACCGCTCCGGTGAGACCGAGGACGTCACCATCGCCGACCTCGCCGTCGCCACCAACTGCGGCCAGATCAAGACCGGCGCCCCGGCCCGCTCCGAGCGCGTCGCCAAGTACAACCAGCTGCTCCGCATCGAGGAGATCCTCGACGACGCGGCCGTCTACGCGGGCCGCAGCGCGTTCCCCCGGTTCCGCTTTGCGGACTGATAAGCACAGCAAGGGCTGAGCGCAGCTGCCCTGAGTAGTTACCTACGTCCCCGTACTCGGTCCCGTACCGTGTGCG
This Streptomyces sp. NBC_01283 DNA region includes the following protein-coding sequences:
- a CDS encoding transglycosylase family protein, whose product is MLSGNGRHRRPRQAPALIVAAGVAGSAIAIPLLGATSASAADTATWDKLAECESGGSWSADAGNGYYGGLQFSQELWEEYGGLDFAPSADQASRSQQISVAEKVLDDQGTKAWPSCAPIAGLTQDGAAADVDPGAPITTIPSDEPSESTGSGDEADPDEPSESADPSDDAGSSKKPSGSEKSSERPGTDDADADADADDSDDTSRDKNHDESGKSGDSAKSGDPDKSGRDDATSPGSGSSAGEGEGRHRGGSADGEPSGDASREGSGRHASRGDERQQDGSDGTYTVRSGDNLSAIADDLDVQGGWTELYAENEKSVGSDPDLILPGQSLDLGEK
- a CDS encoding transglycosylase family protein, whose protein sequence is MLFSSKGKHRRPSKATRVATLAGVTGVAVAAPLMAAGQASAATNSEWDAVAQCESGGNWSINTGNGYTGGLQFSSSTWAAYGGTKYAPSADQASKAQQIEIGEKVLAGQGKGAWPSCGVGLSGASNEGGGAQESAPQQTQEQPKSQPSAQTEQPQQQAPKKAEAAPKAESKKTVETPTGKTVKKGDGEYKVKKGDTLSKIAEAKDVKGGWHKVYKLNGDIIDNADMIYPGQQLHLS
- the eno gene encoding phosphopyruvate hydratase, whose translation is MLVPSIDVVVAREILDSRGNPTVEVEVGLDDGSTGRAAVPSGASTGAFEAIELRDGDPNRYMGKGVEKAVLAVIEQIGPELVGYDATEQRLIDQAMFDLDATDNKGSLGANAILGVSLAVAHAASEASDLPLFRYLGGPNAHLLPVPMMNILNGGSHADSNVDIQEFMIAPIGAESFSEALRWGTEVYHTLKKVLKDKGLSTGLGDEGGFAPNLDSNRAALDLILEAIKQAGYVPGEQIGLALDVAASEFYKDGKYEFEGKSRSAAEMTEYYEELVSSYPLVSIEDPLFEDDWAGWNVITEKLGDKVQLVGDDLFVTNPERLARGIEEKSANALLVKVNQIGSLTETLDAVEMAQRSGFKCMMSHRSGETEDVTIADLAVATNCGQIKTGAPARSERVAKYNQLLRIEEILDDAAVYAGRSAFPRFRFAD